The Sciurus carolinensis chromosome 18, mSciCar1.2, whole genome shotgun sequence region GAGAGTCTGACGCTGTGAGGACAGGGGTCGGCCATCCCTCAGAGCCCAGGGACCTAGTTTGAGGGGCCGACTCTGCCCCTCGCTTTTAGTTCAGATCTTACCATGGCCCTTGGTGGCCCTTAAAACTCACAGAACTCTCAGGCTGGTTAATCCATCGTTGTGGGAGGCCACACATAACAATGACTAGTTCAGGATCTGAAGATTACCCGGTGGCCACCCCAGAGTGCCTGGGCACAATCACCAGGCAATGCTGGCACCCACTGGGGGCCACCACACTGAGTCACCTGGGGAAGGGCAGTCTGGGAGGCCTCCCTGACAGCGAGTGTCGTGGGCCTTGGCCTGGCGGGCACCCCTGATGTGACGGGCTCCACGCTTGCACCACATGGCCCGGCGTGGAGAAGGACGCAGAGAGGACATGGCACCGCCCACCGGAGGACCCACTCCTGGGCAAAGGCTTTGTTTGTGCCTGTGCCACTTGGGGGCAGGGGGCTGCTGCAGGGGCCACGGAGCACAGGGCGGCCAGCCTGGTCACGGCTGTTGACGTCACAGTCATCGAGGGCTAAGGGCCAGGCCTAACTCAGGCCCCTGGTCTGAGTCAGCCCCGTGTGAGTTTCACAGAACATGGGTAGACACAGCCACTCTTGTCTTCACTCTGAGCTGAAGAACGTGGCCTCTGAAGTCACTTCCCCTGGTGGCATTTCTCTGCCAACTGGCGGGCACCAGGCGTCTTGTTGGATGCTGGGGTCAGTGGTGTGGAGAATGGCTGGCTGTTTCTCTGAGGGCCTCCCGGGTCCTCCAAAATGACTTTTGTGTATGACAAGGAGCCTGGGATTGAAGTCAGGCTTATTCAATTTGACTTTTCAAATCTGTTCTTTCTCCAGCAATTCCTCCAGGACAGGGAAACAAATAGGGTCATTTTATTTATGGACCCGGGGAGGGATTGCTTATAGCGATTTCTCCAGCAGGCAAAGATGCCAGACAATCAAACTTACGCATCACACAGATCAAGGTGTGCAAGTTGAAAATGTTCCCAAGCCAAAGAACTCTGCATCGGGACAGGATCTGCAGCCTACCAGAAACGTCCCCGGTGCCAGACAGAGCCTGAATCACCTCACATGCACCAGGAAGAGGCTATTCcgcaggtgaggaaactgaggctcagagaggctgggCCACTGGTCCGAGGTCACTGGCTGGGCACACAAAGCGAGGGCTCAAACCCGAGTCTGCCCACAGTGGCACGCTGCAGCCCGGCTCCTCACAGGTGGCCCTGGACCAGCACGGCTGGCGTCCCCGGTGCCCGTTACACTGCAGCATCAGGCCTGCTCCCACCCCAGGACCTGTCTGAATCTGCATTTTGTCAAGACCCCAGGGGATTCAGGTGCCCAGTCGTCTGAGAGGCGCCGGGGGCTGCAGTGCCACCGAGTCACCTTCGGCTTATCTTTCCGGTGCAGGCTAAAGCTCAACCAGCACACACCTCCTCGGCCAGCCATTTCTCTGGAAATAGAATGTGTCAAAAAAATATCGAGTCCAGCGGCCTGGGCTAATTACCTAGCAGAACACCTCGATGGTTCCATGCCTCTGAATCATCACGGCCAAACGAGCACTTTCCGGGCCACGCAAGGCCGTGAACACGAGGCTTGCCTCGGCTCAGAAGGGGACTCCGAGGCTGCTCTGAATCACACGCATCAAGGTGAATTCTGGGCTCAGCGCAGAGGAAGCTTTCAGGCCAAATGGCTTAGACATAAAGAGTGCCCTAATGCGTCAGGTGAAAGCAGTGACAACTCTATTGCTTGGTGCCAATTGCATTTACAGGCTGTCCCCAGGAGTGCTAGGAAAACGTCACTGTTAGGGCTGAGGTATCACCAGCCAGGGGCTGTCTAGTGGGGTTGTTTGGAAGGCTCTTTATTAACACGTCCCCGCGTGATCTGCAGGGCTGCTCAATGACAGGCAGCCTATCAGGGTGTTTTTGTACAGGAGTCTTGGAAAGAGGAACAGGGCAGAGCCTCTGCTGTGGCCCCCAGTGCCTCGGAAGAACTGTGTACACGAACCACCGGGGGTCTTATCAAACTGTAGGTCCTGGTTCAGGTGCTCAGGGGGCCAGGCCTGCTGCTGCTGGCTCAGGGGCCACGCTGGGGGGATGGGAAGCGCAGGGGCCTGCCTGGCAGTCCGGTGGGCCTGGCTGCGAGCCCGAGTCTCGCCTTGGTGCTGCGTGATGCTGGGTTCACTTGGCTGCTCCAACTCCAGGATCCACCTGTCAGACAGGAACCACTCCCGCCTTTTGAAGGCTTTATGAGACTTGTGGCAGGTTTCCTTCACACCCCGAGGTGGGCGAGCCACACCCTGCATCCCCCGCCTCCATGTTCAGCTGAGACCACACCTGCTCCTGGAGGCAGGTCCTCCTCGAGATCGGCCCCGCCCTGGCACTGCGGACAGGAGGCCTGGGCCCTCTGCTGGGCTCTCCTGTGCACTCTGCATGTTCGGTGGCATCTCTGGCCTCCACCCCTTAGATACCAGTAGCACCCATCTCCAAACATTGCCAAATGCCCCTGGAGGCAAACGACCCACAGCGAGGAGACACTGTGCTCACTGGAGATTGTACTGATATTCACGTATCAGTGGATCGGAACGAACGCTCTGCATACGTACATGACTACACCGCAGTGAATTTCACCTCTGTGTCCTTCTACAGTGCACCAAGGGGAAGGAGctggaaatagaagaaagatcaggaGTGGTGGGAAGGGGACGGGGAGGGAAAGGCGGCACTGGGGACTGGCCTGGGGCAGATTCTGTGCATGTGCGCGATCACGTCAACGCGAGCCCCAGCGCCATGTGCAAAAGGCCACTCGACAGTAAGATCCACTCGAGAGGCAGATGCTTCAGACAAACGGGACTTTTCCTTCAGCGGCCTCGGCCTTCTCAGCTGTGGAACGGGTACAACCGTGATGCTGACCTTGATGTGTTGGAAAGGAAAAGCGGCTCTGGACTTGCCAATGCCTGACCCTGGGCGTGAGGATAAGCTGGTGACGGTGCGGTGAGTGCAGGCGCTGACCTGCCCCTGGGGCAGCTGGCCCAGCTGGAAGGGAAGGGGCAGCCCTGCGCTCTGAGGGGTGGGCGGGGAGAGCTGGGCCGGCCTGGTGCCTGGACTCAGCAGGAGCCAGGAGGCGCGCCCAGGGTGGAGCAGGACAGGCCGACTGGCAGGAGGGGCAGTGAGGGGCGGCGAGGAGCCCCTGGGAGCGGGCACAGAGACCTGGTGGACAGGGAGGCCGAGGGCAAGCGGAAGGGTCCCCCGGGGGGCAGCCCCGAGGCCGGGAGGGCATCTCCGGCTGCTCTGAGCGCACCTGACTGTGGTTACAGAGGCTGAGGCTCTGACAGAAGCCCTGGGAACGTCCAGCCGCTCCCTGGAGGACAGGCGGAGAGACGGAGGCCGGGAGGGGAGGCGCTGCTGTGCCCAGCGGCGTCACGGCAGTTTCGGTCACTCGTGAACAGAGGAGAGCCGGCAAGAACTACCTGACCTCCCAGCCCACCCCAGGGAGGTCCGCCGAGGGCCAGTGGGGAACATGCCCCCCGCTCCACAGGCAGCGCGGGGCAGCCGGGCCGAGGGGCCCACACAGACCGCAGGCCTGGCGACTCCCAGAGCAGCAGGGCTCTGGCTGCTGCGGGAGGCAGCGGAGGCCCCAGGAAGCCACGAGGGGCCACCTGAGGCACACTCACCGCATCCCTAAAGTGACAGCACCTCAGGCGCAGGACTGCGTGAGCTTTGGGTTTATTAGAAGCAGATCGGGAGGACAGCTGGCCACGGGCCTTGCCCAGGCCGGTCATGCTGCTGGCTCTGCAACGATCTTCCACAGCTCCTGCAAGAGCAGGGACAGCTCCTGAGGGCCCAGGAACACCAGCACAGCCTCGCCGCGGCAGCAGGTGCGCCAGGGTGTGCGGAGCCAGCGAGGAGCATCGgcttcctctgccctctgcagCTCCACGCTGTTCTGCCCACTGGGACAGGGTCTGGGTGGCTAAGCCCAGCTCAGCTGAGAGGGCATCAGGTCCCCACAGCCTCTGCAGTCTGGAGCAGCCTCCACGTTCTGTGGCTGCTGAGTTTCCTAGAGAGGTGGCTTTCTGGTCATGTGACACCTCTCTCAACGCCAGCAAGTGGAGACTGTGCAGGCACACGCCAGGGCCTTGGAGGGAGCCTCCCGGGTCCTCATGAGCAGGACAGCTCGGTCTGCGTGGAGGCTGCCCCGTGGTGGCCGGGCCCTGAGCAGGT contains the following coding sequences:
- the LOC124970266 gene encoding uncharacterized protein LOC124970266 yields the protein MEVGDGRRLLLGGLPSLLPTQHVCLRIAPSPIWPVAALEPQLSSPSGWLCSWHPRSTVSAWERGQGPSRCKWKNTGSWAVERRVPGNTPCCTQTTGRQRCQTIKLTHHTDQGVQVENVPKPKNSASGQDLQPTRNVPGARQSLNHLTCTRKRLFRRLKLNQHTPPRPAISLEIECVKKISSPAAWANYLAEHLDGSMPLNHHGQTSTFRATQGREHEACLGSEGDSEAALNHTHQAASAFSAVERVQP